The following coding sequences are from one Humulus lupulus chromosome X, drHumLupu1.1, whole genome shotgun sequence window:
- the LOC133804916 gene encoding stemmadenine O-acetyltransferase-like, which produces MAEEKIIRVVIIKRETIKPSSPTPAHLKTFKLSTLDQLAPPVYVPMLFFYPNNQATSSDQRSHNLKKSLSESLARFYPIAGTILNNSTIDCNDEGAQYIEARYNGLLSTFLEQPTDISVVQEFVPAAIESPLQATTWPLLLAQATLFDCGGLALGLSVSHKFADATTIGIFMKSWAATCAGSDNKAVVDAVLDGTSSFFPQIDLSGFQPPPVEIKKVESVTKRYVFDKPKIENLKAQITVAVDDDSQIHNRQPSRVEVVTAIIWKCVVAASRANSGPPKFALARSMNIRRRAEPPLPENLVGNFVAIIASRIDEHEPELQDLASELRRGLRDFGEKRAKGLRGDAALEVIFHGLKEFSEFTGKDDTEGLFVTSMCNFQLYETVEFGWGKPIWVTIPFVTGHNNVVTLTDSRDGGVEAWVTLSKQDMASFERDPEILQFSH; this is translated from the coding sequence ATGGCAGAGGAGAAGATTATTAGGGTTGTGATCATCAAAAGAGAAACCATAAAACCATCCTCTCCAACTCCTGCTCACCTCAAAACCTTCAAACTTTCAACCTTGGATCAGCTTGCGCCACCAGTTTACGTACCAATGCTTTTCTTTTACCCCAACAACCAGGCTACTTCTTCCGACCAAAGATCACacaacctgaagaaatctctGTCCGAATCCTTAGCTCGCTTCTACCCAATCGCCGGAACAATCCTGAACAATTCTACCATTGACTGCAACGACGAAGGAGCTCAATACATAGAAGCTCGATACAATGGACTTCTCTCAACCTTTCTAGAGCAACCCACCGATATCTCCGTCGTCCAAGAGTTCGTCCCCGCAGCGATCGAATCGCCACTACAAGCAACCACATGGCCTCTACTGCTAGCCCAGGCTACTCTCTTCGACTGCGGTGGCCTGGCCCTCGGCCTCTCCGTTTCCCATAAGTTTGCCGACGCAACCACAATCGGTATATTCATGAAGAGTTGGGCTGCAACTTGCGCCGGTTCGGATAATAAGGCAGTCGTAGATGCTGTGCTTGACGGAACTTCCTCCTTCTTCCCCCAGATTGATCTCTCTGGATTCCAGCCTCCCCCGGTGGAGATCAAGAAGGTGGAATCCGTCACAAAGCGATATGTGTTTGATAAGCCAAAGATCGAGAATTTAAAGGCCCAAATCACAGTCGCCGTTGATGATGATAGCCAAATTCATAATCGGCAACCGAGTCGTGTGGAAGTTGTCACGGCCATCATCTGGAAATGTGTGGTGGCTGCTTCGCGAGCGAACTCGGGACCTCCAAAGTTTGCGTTGGCGCGTTCTATGAACATTCGCAGAAGAGCTGAGCCGCCGTTGCCCGAAAACTTGGTTGGAAATTTTGTAGCGATTATTGCATCGCGGATTGATGAGCATGAACCGGAATTACAAGATCTAGCGAGTGAATTGAGGAGAGGACTAAGAGATTTCGGTGAGAAAAGAGCCAAAGGACTTAGAGGAGATGCCGCATTAGAAGTGATTTTCCATGGTTTGAAAGAGTTCTCAGAATTTACAGGCAAAGACGATACGGAGGGATTGTTCGTCACCAGTAtgtgtaattttcagttatacgAGACGGTTGAGTTTGGCTGGGGAAAGCCAATCTGGGTGACTATTCCTTTTGTCACTGGACACAATAATGTGGTCACGTTGACCGATTCAAGAGACGGCGGAGTTGAAGCTTGGGTGACTTTGAGCAAACAAGACATGGCTTCATTTGAGCGTGACCCTGAAATTCTCCAATTTTCTCACTAA